CATCGCACTGAAAATCAGCACCCGGTCCTGGGTTATGAATACCAGCAGGATGAGTACTCATTGACCGATGAGTACTTCGCCAAGATGGGCCTGAAGGTGCGCTACTTCATGCCGCCGAACAGCGTCGCGCCGTTGGCGTTCTATTTTGCCGGCGACTTGCTGGGTGATTACACCAACCTGGAATTGATCAGCACCATCAGCACGATGGACACCTTCCAGAAGATCTACCGCCCCGAGATCTACAACGCGAACTCGGCGGCAGGCAAGTCCTATCAGCCCAGCCTGAAGCACCAGGACTACTCGTTGACTCGAATTGTCTACGACCGCGAAGAGCGCAGCCGTCTGGCCATAGAGCAAGGCAAGTTTGCCGAAGAACAATTTATCAAGCCGTACCACGCTGTGCTGCAGCAATGGTCCGCTCATTACGCTGTTTGATCGATCGAATACACAAGGCCTTGGGTCATGAAAAAACTACTCCCCACTTCGACTGCCGGCAGCCTGCCCAAACCGTCCTGGCTGGCACAGCCGGAAACCCTCTGGTCGCCCTGGAAGCTGCAAGACGAGGCGCTGATCGAGGGCAAGCAGGATGCGTTGCGTCTGTCGCTGCAAGAACAGCAACATGCCGGTATCGACATCGTCAGCGACGGTGAGCAAACTCGCCAGCACTTCGTCACCACCTTCATCGAACACCTCGACGGCGTTGATTTCGAGAAGCGCGAAACCGTGCGTATTCGTGATCGCTACGATGCCAGCGTGCCGACCGTAGTGGGTGCCGTTGCGCGCCGTAAGCCGGTGTTCGTCGAAGATGCCAAGTTCCTGCGTCAGCAAACCTCGCAGCCGATCAAATGGGCGCTGCCAGGCCCCATGACGATGATCGATACGCTGTATGACGCGCACTATAAAAGCCGCGAAAAGCTGGCCTGGGAATTCGCCAAGATCCTCAACGAGGAAGCCCGCGAGCTTGAGGCTGCCGGCGTTGACATCATCCAGTTCGACGAACCGGCCTTCAACGTGTTCTTCGACGAGGTGAACGACTGGGGCGTTGCCACCCTGGAGCGGGCCATCGAAGGCCTCAAGTGCGAAACGGCCGTGCACATCTGCTATGGCTATGGCATCAAGGCCAATACCGACTGGAAGAAGACCCTGGGTTCGGAGTGGCGCCAGTATGAGGAGGCGTTCCCCAAACTGCAGAAATCCAAGATCGATATCGTCTCGCTGGAGTGCCACAACTCCCACGTTCCGATGGAGCTGATCGATCTGATCCGCGGCAAGAAGGTGATGGTTGGAGCCATCGACGTGGCCAACCACGCCATCGAAACCCCGGAGGAAGTGGCCAATACCCTGCGTAAAGCGCTTCAGTTCGTGGATGCCGACAAGCTCTACCCGTGCACCAACTGCGGCATGGCGCCGTTGCCGCGTGCCGTGGCACGCGGCAAGTTGAATGCCTTGAGCGCAGGTGCAGAGGTCGTGCGACGAGAGCTCGCGAAGTAAGGCTGAGCGCGAGGTGGAAGGGGCGGGGCGCGCAGCTTCGGCCCTTTCCTATTGCTGACGGGTCGCACCCCATATCCAGGATCTACTATGTCGCTCTTCAGTACTGCCATCGAGCCTCTGCGCTTTCGCGAAGCGCTCGGGCACTACGCCTCCGGCATCACGGTGATCACCTCGCACTGTGATGGCGAGCCGCTCGGCTTTACCTGCCAGTCGTTCTACAGCGTGTCGATGAACCCGCCGCTGGTGTCATTCAGCGTCATGTCCAATTCGGCCAGCTACCCCGGGATTCGCAAAGCCGGCCGCTTCGCGGTCAATATTCTGTCGGGTGAGCAGGTCGGGATTTCCAACCAGTTCGCACGGCGCGGCACGGACAAGTGGCAGGGCGTCGACTGGCAGGCCTCGCCGCTGGGCAACCCAATCATCGCAGGCAGCCTGCATTGGCTCGATTGCGAGATTCACGCCGAACACGCCGCCGGTGACCATCTGATCGTGATTGGCGAGGTGAAAGCGCTGAACTTGCAGGAAGCGGCGGCTGCCCAGCCATTGCTGTACTTCAAGGGGCAGTATTGCAACCTCGCCGAGCTCAGCCCGGCCTGAGCCTTGGCAATGGCCAGCACGGCCGAGGTCCAGCCACGCTCTGGGATTTACCGGCATGCCCACGCCACCCACTTCATGGATGGCACCGACGATGCGCTGGTCAGTGCCCTGGGCAGACAGTTGATTGGCGCGTATCAGGGGGCGGCGGGGTGAATTTTGTCGCGCCTTCTTCGTCACCCGTGGAGTGGACAGGTTCATCGGACGAGGAGGGCCCGTGCAGACTGATCACGTATTGAGCAGGCAGCCTCCCACCTGGCTGTTGCGCAACTTGCTGGCCGCATCACTTGGACATGTAGTCGATCACTGCCTGGTAGTCCTCGGCGGTGCAGTCCATGCACAGGCCTCGCGCCGGCATGGCGGTGAAGCCGGTCTTCAGAGCAGGATGTAGTCACTGAACTGGCGGATACCTCCATGCTCGCCCTTGACCAGATGCACATAGCGTCCCGCCACCAGATCGACCGGCAGGCAATCGTCGACGTCGAGCACAGCGTCGGTATGCGGCTTGAACCAATCAGATGCCATTCGTTGCTTGCCCAGGCGCTTGGCCTCGGCCTTGTCGGTGGCCGCCACCAGCAGGTAGCGATGCGCTTCACCGAATACCTGCCGTTCATAGCCGCCCAGGTTCAGGAAGAACAGGCGCATGGTGTCGGGGCCCGGAGCCACCTGGCTCAGTTCGACGCGATAACCATCGACACCGGCAACTTCCAGCCAGGAGTCGATGTGCAGGCCTTCCGCGCTGCCGAACCAGGCTTCGCGCAATTGCGGATAGAGCTGTTCCAGGGTATCGGCCTGGGCGAAGACCACATCGTGGACTTCGATGTGGGCTCGAGGGTGACGACCGCCGAGCATGACGATGTAGAGCATGATCAATCCTTCAGGGCAGCAAAAAGCGCTGTGGTGTAAACACTACAACGCTGTTCGCCAAGCACGCAATCAGCGTAACGGTTGCCTGAACACTCCGTGCAGACGTCGCCAGGCCAGTACGACACCACTGCGCGCAATGACCAGGCCACTGATGCTCATGGCAACGAGCAGGCTTTCGCGTAGCAGTCGCCTGGCCAGCCGGCGTTGTCAATCCCAGCTATACAGCAGTTTGAACAAACAGCGGCCGAACCGTTGCGTGTGCGACTACCTCGCCGTTCGGCGTTTCGCCTGGGCACTTTGGGGCGCCTTTGGCGTGCTCATAATCACGCTTTGTGTGTTTGCAGCAAGTTTGCGTGAGGGCTATGCGTTGCTGACTTTGGCATTCGTGCCTGTCGATATTGCGGACTTGGCGATATTGCTAGTGACCTGATCGAGGTCTGGCGCTGTCCATAAAAATCTATACGGTTGCAACGAATAATTGTACAAGATGCTATTGTTGTACAGTATTTGCGTGCGATCGAGGTCATTATGGCGCACCGTACTCGTTGGACTTGCCTTTGTCTGTTACTGGTTATCTTCTCGGCGGGCGCGAGCTGGAGGGCCGAGCTGGCTGGTGCGCAACGGCTCGGGAGTGGTGAGTTTCTTCTCCATCTGGCTAGACCCACGCTCCAGGGGCCCGCAACTGCGCCTGCTTGGGCTGGCTAGCAACGACTGAGGAACATGAACATGTACAAAGTACTGTTGCTGGTTTCCTGCGTGCTTCTGGGCAGCTGCCGCAATGTCGTTGTCGAGCACTATGCCCAGGAGCAACCGAAACTCGACCTGGCTGCATTCTTCTCGCGACCGGTGCAGGCCTGGGGGATGTTCCAGAAGCGTTCCGGGGAAGTGGTCAAGCGCTTCCATGTGCGTATCGACAGCCGCCGCGAAGGTGAGCGGCTGATCCTCGACGAACATTTTCTCTATAGCGATGGCACGCGCCAGCAGCGTACCTGGACACTGGTGCCAGACGGCCCTGGTCGCTGGCGCGGAACAGCAGGAGATGTGATCGGCGAGGCGCGCGGTGAAGTGGCGGGTAACGCGTTGCGATGGCGTTACCAGCTGGGCCTGCCAGTTGACGGGCGGCACTGGCAGGTAGACCTGGACGACTGGATGTATCTCATGGATGACGACACCCTGATCAACCGTTCAAGCATGAGCAAGCTGGGCGTCGAAATCGGCCAGATCACCCTGTTTTTCCGCCGCCAGCCAGAGGGCACACAATGAACCTGATAGCGCTTACCCAGCTGGTCTCGACCGGCGCAGCAAAGGAGCTTGAACTGTTGTCGCTGGAGGGTGGCTTCTACCTTCTGCGCGCCTTGACCGACGCCGGCCCCGTGACATTGAGCGATGCCCATGGGCAGCCCGTTCGCGTGCGTTCCACTACCGAGCTGCGGCAGCTGTTGGCCGACCTGCCACCCGTGCCTTGCATGCTGGTACAGCAGGTGGTGCATGATGAGATGTGCGGGCAACGTGACGGCCCCATTGCGCCGCTTCGCGTACCGGTCACGCTCACCAGCCAATGGTAGCCAGAACGATGCGCCTGGGCCTTGTGCTGGGTGACCAGCTGTCGTTCGACCTGGCGAGCCTCGCTGCCCTTGACCCCGCCCGCGATGCTGTTCTGATGGCGGAAGTGGAGGGTGAGGCTCGCTATGTGCCGCATCATCCGCTCAAGATCGTGCTCATCTTCAGCGCCATGCGGCACTTTGCCCAGACCCTGCGTGAGCGGGGTTGGCAGGTGCATTATGTCGAGCTTGATGCTGACGGCAACAGCGGCAGCATCGTTAGCGAGTTGCATCGCTGGCAAGAAGCCCTGGGCGCCACGCAAATTCACCTGACCGAGTGCGGGGAATGGCGCCTGGAGCAGGCTCTGCGTGATGCCGGATTGCCCCTCGTGTGGCATCGCGACACGCGTTTTCTGTGCTCCCGCGAAGCCTTTGCGCGCTGGGCCCACGAGCGTCGTCAGCTGCGTATGGAGCACTTCTACCGGGGCATGCGCAAGCGAAGCGGCCTGCTTATGCAGCCCGACGGCAGCCCGGCAGGTGGGGCCTGGAATTTTGATGGTGACAACCGCAAGCCCCTGCCTCGCCAGTTGCGTGGGCCGTTCGCTGCGCATTTCGCGCAGGACGGGATCACAGCAGCGGTGGTCGCCTTGGTACGACGGCGCTTCAGCGACCACTACGGGGACGTCGACGGCTTTGACTACCCCGTGACCCATGCCGAGGCAAAGCAGCTGTGGCAGCACTTTCTGGATTTTGGCCTGGCGGCTTTCGGCGACTACCAGGACGCGATGGCCGAGGGCGAGCCGTACCTGTTCCATGCGCGCATCAGTGCGGCGCTCAACATCGGGCTTCTGGATGTGCGATGTGTGTGTGAAGAGGTCGACAAGGCCTGGCGCGAGGGGCGGGTGCCGCTTAATGCAGCTGAAGGCTTCATTCGCCAGTTGATCGGCTGGCGCGAGTATGTGCGCGGTATCTATTGGCTGCGCATGCCTGAGTATGCCGGGCTCAATCACCTGGGCAACGACCGAGCGTTACCTGAATTCTATTGGACCGGGCGCACCCGCATGCGCTGCATGGAGCAAGCCATCGGGCAGACCCTGCGGTTGGGCTACGCGCACCATATCCAGCGGTTGATGGTGACCGGTAACTTCGCCTTGCTGGCGGGTATCGTGCCTACCGCGATTTGCGAGTGGTACCTGGCGGTATATATGGATGCCTTCGACTGGGTCGAGCTGCCCAACACGCTTGGCATGGTGATGCACGCCGACGGCGGCTACCTGGGGTCCAAGCCATACTGCGCCAGTGGTCGTTACATCCAGCGCATGTCCGATCATTGCCAGGCGTGCAGTTACAAGGTGAATCATGTGATCGAGGACGACGGCTGCCCGTTCAATGCCCTGTACTGGCATTTCCTCATCCGCCATCGCCCCCTGCTGTCGCCGAACCCGCGCTTGGCTCTGGTTTATCGCAGCCTTGATGGCATGACTGCTAGTCGGCGCGATGCCGTGTGGCAGCGTGGCCAAGCACTGTTAGCGCAGCTTGATGCGCAGCAGCCGTTATGAAAAAGAGTCTTTTGCCCAGCAAGGTCTGCGTGGCATGTGATCGGCCGTTCAACTGGCGCAAGCGCTGGGCCCGCTGTTGGGACCAAGTGCGCTACTGTTCAGAGCGATGCCGCAGGTCAGCGCCGCGCCGCGAGGCGCGCGAGCAGTGGCATGGCCAAGACCCATATCGGCATCAGTAGCAGGCCGGTTTGCAGCGCGCCAAGCGGCAGGGCGACATCCTCAAACCTTGCGCCGCCTACGTAGGCCAACGGGCCACCCCGTGCACCCATCCCTCTTGAAGCGCGCATCGTGGTGCTGTGCAATGTGTATGACGCCTTGTGCATGCCCCATCCCTACAAACCCAGGTAGAGCGCGCAACGCGCCCAAGCCTTCCTCCTGGAGCAGTCAGGGCAGCATTTTGATCCGCATTTGGTCCAGGTCATCCAAGGATGCTTCGAGCAAATCGAGCAGTATTTCGAATCATCCAAAACGGCACAGGGCCTTCGCCTACAAAGGTGGGTATTTGTGGCATTTAGCCGTCAGGCCGAATTCACCTGAAGTCGAAAACGTCACTTCAGATTCTATTCAGATTCGACCCCGATAATCCCTCCGTCGAACCCAATCGGGGGGAGTTTCATGACCGAATCTCAATGGAGCAGTCTGCTCCCGCTACCCATCGGTAGCCATGCCGACCACCGCGCGCAGCTTTCACTTTGTCTGGAGGGAGATCCTTCACGTGCGGATCTTGAGCAATTCATCCACGCGTGCTTTGCCGCCGTGCATCAAGCGAATGTGCAGCATTACCTACCAGAACTCTTGGCATTGCATGATAGCCACGGCCGCCTGATCGCCGCGGCCGGCATGCGCCCGGCCAGCCAGGGGCCAGTATTTCTCGAACGGTACCTGGACGTGCCTTTGGAAACCGCCGTTTCTCAAGTTGCGGGTATTTCATTGGATCGCACCTGCATAGTCGAGGTAGGAAACCTGGCCTCCCTCAGCGCTGGCAGTGCTCGCATCATGATCATCGCTGTCACGTGGTTGTTGGCCAACCGCGGCCTTGAGTGGGTCACGTTCACTGGGGCGGCGACACTGATAAACAGTTTTCAACGGCTTGGGCTTACGCCCTGCGTGTTGGCCGCCGCCGATCCCGATCGCCTACCGGGGCAGATGGATCAGTGGGGGACCTACTATGACCAACATCCGCAGGTGTTTGCCGGAAACATCGGCTATGGCTTCGACGCCCTGACCCGAGCCGGCGTGTTCCAAAGGCTGGGTTTTCCAGTGCTCGCCGAGGAGACTGGCCATGCCGCGTGAACTGGAGCGGTTTCAAGAGCTGCTGATGTCGTTCGCCCGAGATCATGCCGGTGCCGTGGCGGTGAAAGGTGATGCTCACAGCTACACATACCGGCAGTTACTCGGTGAAGTGGGACTGCGAGCCCATGTGCTGCACCGGCAACCTGCTGGGGCATTGGTGCTGGCCCTGGATAACGGCCCTGATCTGCTGTTCTGGGACCTGGCCGCCTTGTTCGCGGCGCGCCCCTGCGTGATCGTGCCGTCGTTCTTCAGCGCGACGCAGTTTGATCACTGCATTGCTCAGAGTGGTGCTTCAACCGTGCTTTGCACGACGCAGTGGGAGCCGCGACTGGTCAGTGAGGGGTTTGTTCAGGAAGGTGAGTTCTGGGTGCGCGAGCGGCTGGCCAGCGCCCGATTGCCTGATGGTACCGCCAAGATTACCTACACCTCTGGCAGCACCGGGCACCCTAAAGGTGTCTGCCTGAGCGCTGACGCCATGCTGCGGGTAGCACGGGAATTGGAGGCGGCAAGCCGGCCCACTGAACCGCAACAGTACCTGGCCGTGCTGCCTTTGGGCGTATTGCTGGAGAACCTCGGCGTATATGCCGCACTGATGGCGGGTGCCTGCGTACAGCTCTATCCGCAGCATCAGTTGGGCATGGGCGGGGCAAGTCAGGTGGATTTCAAGCGACTGCTGGGCGCCATTGCCCTCAGTGGTGCGCAGAGCCTGATCCTCGTTCCGCAGTTGCTGATGGGGCTGGTCACGGCCATCGAGCGCGGGTTGATGCGCGTTGGCCCACTGCGTTTCGTGGCGGTGGGCGGTGCCCGGGTATCGCCAAGCCTGCTAGCCCGGGCCGAGGCGGTCGGGTTGCCGGTGTTCGAAGGCTACGGCTTGTCGGAGTGTGCCTCCGTGGTCGCATTGAATCGCCCTGGTGCCGTACGCCACGGCAGCGTCGGCCAGCCATTGCCCCATGTGCAAGTGCGTATTGCCGACGACGGCGAGGTGCTGGTGGCCGGCTCGACACTGCTTGGCTACCTTGAGGACGCCCCGGTGACCCAGTCCTGGTGGGCAACGGGCGACCTGGGCCACCTCGACGAAGAAGGCTATCTGTTCCTCGATGGACGCAAGAAACACCAGTTCATCACCAGCTTCGGGCGCAACGTCAACCCGGAGTGGGTAGAAGCCGAACTTACCCAGAGCGGCGTCATCGCCCAGGCATTCGTGCATGGCGAAGCCTTGCCGCACAACCTGGCTCTGCTTTGGCCTCTTGACCCTGCCGCCAGCGACGATGCCATCGAGCAGGCCGTGCAGCAGTGCAACGCGCAGTTGCCCGATTACGCCCGGGTACATACCTGGCGGCGCTTGCCGGCCCCCTTCAGCACCCGTGACGAAACCCTGACTGCCAACGGCCGCCCGCGACGCGAGGCGATCCTGCAGCACTACCAAACCCTGTTATCCGATATCTCGTGGTGAGGCTCCCCATGTCCTTTTTCGACACCCTGCAACTACAAACAACCCAAGAGCGTCAGGCGTTGTTCGCCGTGCCGGTGATCCGTGACGCCCTGGCCGGCCAGGTCAGCCTGGACAGTTACATTGCCTTCCTGACCCAGGCCTACCACCATGTCCGCCACACGGTTCCGCTGATGATGGCCTGTGGCGCGCGCTTGCCGTCGCGCCTGGAGTGGCTGCGCGGCGCGGTGTGCGAGTACATCGACGAGGAATACGGCCATGAGCAGTGGATCCTCAACGATATCAACGCCTGTGGTGGTGACTGGGAGGCGGTGCGCGATGGTCGGCCGGCGCGGTCGATCGAGCTGATGGTCGCCTACCTCTACGACCTGATCGCCCGCGGCAACCCGGTCGGGCTCTTCGGCATGGTCAACGTGCTCGAAGGCACCAGCATCGCCCTGGCCACCCAAGCGGCGGGCACGATCAAAACCACACTGAACCTGCCTGACAAGGCGTTCAGCTACCTGAGCTCCCATGGGGCGCTGGACCAGGACCACATGGTGACCTACAAGCAACTGATGGACCGCCTCGATGATGCCGCAGACCAACAGGCCGTCATCCATGCGGCGAAGGTCGTCTACCACTTGTACACCGAAATGTTCCAAGGCTTGCCGCGCGCGGGGCAGCTAGAGGTGCATCATGCGCTTGCCTGAGTCCGTGGTGATCCTCACCGGCGCCAGTGGTGGCATCGGCCTGGAGCTGGCCGAACAGTTGTGCGCTGCCGGTGCCCAGGTACTGGCTGTCAGTCGACACATGGGCAAGCTGGCAGGCTTGATGAATCGCTACCCGGATCGCCTGCGTTGGCAGGAGGCCGACTTGCGCAGCCAGGCGGGGCGCGAACAGGTCGTGAGCCGAGCCCGCGAGATGGGCACTGTCAACGTGCTGATCAATGCGGCCGGCGTGAATCGCTTCGCCCTGCTCGACCAATTGGACGAGCACGCGCTCGACGAGCTGCTGGACATCAACCTCAAGGCACCGCTGCAGCTGACGCGGGCCTGCCTGCCGCTGCTGCGTGCTCAGCCCAAGGCACTGGTGGTCAATGTCGGGTCCACCTATGGCTCGATCGGCTATCCCGGCTACGCCACCTACTGCGCCAGCAAGTTCGCCCTGCGCGGCTTCTCCGAGGCACTGCGGCGCGAGCTGGCCGACACCACGGTCAACGTCTTGTATGCCGCCCCCCGGGCGACCCGTACCGGCATGAACAGCAGTGCTGCGACTGCGCTCAATCAAGCGCTTAAAGTCGGCATGGACGACCCGGCGGATGTTGCGCGCGCCGTTCTCGCGGCGGTGCAGTCCGAGCGCAGCGAACTTTACCTGGGGTGGCCGGAAAAGCTTTTCGTGCGCATCAACAGCATGTTGCCGGGCGTGGTCGACCGCGCACTGCGCAAGCAACTGCCCGTCATTCGGCGCTATATCGCTAACCACTCCAAGGAGTCGATCAAATGAAGCGTCTGTTCGTCGCCAGCTTGTTGGCATTCGCACCCTTGACCTGGGCATTGGACCAGGCAGGCACACAGCACCTGAGCGATCTGCAGCAGCACTGGGCGCAGATCCAGTACCAGGTACCGAAGGACAAACGTGCCGACGCCTTTGAAAAGCTCTCCGCTGACGCGGCGGCATTCGTTCATCAGTACCCCGGATCACCTGAGCCGTTGATCTGGCAAGGCATCATCGACAGCAGTTGGGCGGGCGCCACCGGTGGCCTCGGCGCACTGGGCAAGGTCAAGGCGGCGAAGGCCAGTCTTGAGCAGGCCATGAAACTGGACCCCAATGCCCTGCAGGGTTCGGCCTACACCAGTCTTGGCACTTTGTACGATCAGGTGCCCGGCTGGCCAATCGGTTTCGGCGACACTGACAAGGCTGACGCCCTGCTGCGCAAGGCGCTGCAAATCAACCCAAATGGTATCGACAGCAACTATTTCTGGGCCGATCATCTGTATCGACAAAAGCGCTACCCTGAGGCTACTGCTGCTCTGCAGAAAGCCTTGCAGGCCCCGGCCCGCCCAGGGCGTGAGTTGGCTGACCAGGGCCGGCGTGCCGATATCGATGTTTTAATGAAAGCGATCAAGGACAAACAGGACTGAACATGCGGCTGCTGCTGGTTGAGGACGACATCGCACTGGGAGAGGGCATCTGCGACGGCTTGCGCCAGGAAGGCTATACGCTCGACTGGTTGCGTGACGGCGTCAGTGCCTTGCATGCGCTGCAGCATGAAGCCTTCGACCTGGTGATCCTGGACCTTGGCCTGCCGCGCATGGATGGCCTGGAACTGCTGCGGCGGGTGCGCGCCGGCGGCGACAGCCTGCCGGTGCTGATCCTCACCGCGCGGGATGCGCTGGACGACCGCATTACCGGGCTTGATGCCGGTGCCGACGATTACCTGGTGAAACCTTTCGACCTCAACGAACTGAAGGCACGCTTGCGCGCCTTGCTGCGGCGCAGTGCGGGGCGAGCGAAGGTAGTGGTCGAGCATGCCGGGGTCAGCCTCGACCCTGCCACCCAGCAAGTGCACTACAACGGTGTCGAAGTGGTGCTGACCCCGAAGGAGTATGTGCTGTTACATGAACTGTTGGCGCAACCCGGCAAGGTATTCACCCGCGAGCGCTTGACCCAGCTGCTGTATGGCTGGGACGAAGAGCCCGAGAGCAATACGCTGGAGGTGAACATCTACCACCTGCGCAAGAAGCTGTTCAACGGGTTGATCCGAACAGTACGCGGCATCGGCTACCTGGTCGAGGCCAAGGCATGAGCTCGCTGCGCCAGCGCACACTGTGGCGGGTGATGTTGTTGCTGCTGCTCGGCACCGGTCTGCTGGCGCTCTACAACTACCACGATAGCCGCCGCGAAATTAACGAGGTGTATGACGCGCATCTCGCCCAGAACGCCCGCCTGCTGCAGGGTGTCATGAGCCTGCCGGTGCAGGACGGCTCGCGTGAGGCGCTGTACCAGGCCTTCAATGAGGCGTTGGGCAGGGCAGGGCGACATCAGGTGGGGCACCCTTACGAAAGCAAGCTGGCTTTTCAGGTCTGGCAGGTCGGCGGAGCCCTTCTGGTGCATACACCCAGCGCGCCAGCGTTCGATTCGCCACCGACGGTACCAGGCTTTTACGACTTCACCAGCGGCGGCGAACAATGGCGCGGTTTCGTCTTGCCGGTGCCGGAAAAACGCTGGGTGATCTGGGTCGGCGAGCGTGATGACGTACGCTACGACCTGATCGACCGTATTGTCCGCCATACCCTGTTCCCGTTCCTCCTGGGCAGCTTGGCATTGGCGCTGTTGGTCTGGGCGGCGATCGGCTGGGGGCTGCGGCCGTTACAGAACATGGCCAATGTCATCCGCGCGCGCCACGCCGACTCCCTTGAACCATTGCAACTGGTGCCGCTTCCCTCGGAGCTTGAGCCGATGCAGGCCGCCATCAATCGCCTGTTGGCGCAGATCGAGGACCTGTTGCGGCGTGAGCATCGGTTCATTGCCGATGCCGCTCACGAAATGCGCACGCCGCTGGCCGTCCTGCGCCTGCATGCACAGAACGCGCTGGCCGCCAGCAACGACATGGAGCGGCAAAAAGCGCTGGGGTTCCTGATGGGCGGGGTCGACCGGCTGACCCGGGTGGTCAACCAGTTGCTGACACTCGCCCGCGTCGAGCCGAAACTGGGGCAGCGTGCCAGTACCTGCGTCGACCTGGCTGAGGTGGTTACCGAGACCTTGGCTGAGCTGACCCCGTGGATACTTGATCGCGGCCTGGAGCCCTCGCTGGAGATCGGTGAAGGCGACCATCACCTGGCGATCGATGCTGGCGCGTTGGGCATTGCGCTACAGAACCTGGTGTCCAACGCGGTTGAACATTCACCTCCGGCAGGCCGCATAACCGTATCACTCAGGCGTCTGGATGGCGCCTTGGAGCTGGTGGTCGAGGACGAGGGGCCAGGTATCGATGAAGCAAGCCTTTCTCGTGTATTCGAGCGTTTCTATAGCCGCAACAGCCCGAATGGCGCCGGCCTTGGTCTGTCGATCGTTGCGACCATCATCGATCGCCTGGGCGGGCAGGTCCGGTTGGAGAATCGAGCGGGCGGGGGACTGGCCGCCACCTTGCTGCTGCCAAGGGATTGAGTCCATCGGCACATGCGCTGGCCAAGTCCTGCCGATGACCTGCGGCGCAACGCAACGTTGATAGCTTCAGACTGCGCCGCCCGGGCTTGAACTGGCACTGAGCCTCGCCGCCGGTGCGGCGAGGCCAGGAGGGCAGCAGTTGTGCGACTGCCTGGCCATCCTTCTGGCGGCGTTGGTCTTGTGCACGATCAGGTACATCGGTGGGGACGGCATCGGGTAAACGCCCACCTGGCCGAGATGGGCCAAAATGCGACCCGCCGTCACAGTACCTGAGACTGAACGAAGGGTTGCGGCAGCGCCGTAACTTTGATGGCACGCACTGGCACGGCAAATTTGGCGCCGATTCGGGTGAAGCGTTCGAGCAGGTGAAAGTTGATGGCCTGTTGAATATCCATGTAGAGGTTATAGCCAGGGTC
This window of the Pseudomonas mosselii genome carries:
- a CDS encoding TenA family transcriptional regulator, coding for MSFFDTLQLQTTQERQALFAVPVIRDALAGQVSLDSYIAFLTQAYHHVRHTVPLMMACGARLPSRLEWLRGAVCEYIDEEYGHEQWILNDINACGGDWEAVRDGRPARSIELMVAYLYDLIARGNPVGLFGMVNVLEGTSIALATQAAGTIKTTLNLPDKAFSYLSSHGALDQDHMVTYKQLMDRLDDAADQQAVIHAAKVVYHLYTEMFQGLPRAGQLEVHHALA
- a CDS encoding SDR family oxidoreductase, which translates into the protein MRLPESVVILTGASGGIGLELAEQLCAAGAQVLAVSRHMGKLAGLMNRYPDRLRWQEADLRSQAGREQVVSRAREMGTVNVLINAAGVNRFALLDQLDEHALDELLDINLKAPLQLTRACLPLLRAQPKALVVNVGSTYGSIGYPGYATYCASKFALRGFSEALRRELADTTVNVLYAAPRATRTGMNSSAATALNQALKVGMDDPADVARAVLAAVQSERSELYLGWPEKLFVRINSMLPGVVDRALRKQLPVIRRYIANHSKESIK
- a CDS encoding tetratricopeptide repeat protein, giving the protein MKRLFVASLLAFAPLTWALDQAGTQHLSDLQQHWAQIQYQVPKDKRADAFEKLSADAAAFVHQYPGSPEPLIWQGIIDSSWAGATGGLGALGKVKAAKASLEQAMKLDPNALQGSAYTSLGTLYDQVPGWPIGFGDTDKADALLRKALQINPNGIDSNYFWADHLYRQKRYPEATAALQKALQAPARPGRELADQGRRADIDVLMKAIKDKQD
- a CDS encoding response regulator; amino-acid sequence: MRLLLVEDDIALGEGICDGLRQEGYTLDWLRDGVSALHALQHEAFDLVILDLGLPRMDGLELLRRVRAGGDSLPVLILTARDALDDRITGLDAGADDYLVKPFDLNELKARLRALLRRSAGRAKVVVEHAGVSLDPATQQVHYNGVEVVLTPKEYVLLHELLAQPGKVFTRERLTQLLYGWDEEPESNTLEVNIYHLRKKLFNGLIRTVRGIGYLVEAKA
- a CDS encoding sensor histidine kinase yields the protein MSSLRQRTLWRVMLLLLLGTGLLALYNYHDSRREINEVYDAHLAQNARLLQGVMSLPVQDGSREALYQAFNEALGRAGRHQVGHPYESKLAFQVWQVGGALLVHTPSAPAFDSPPTVPGFYDFTSGGEQWRGFVLPVPEKRWVIWVGERDDVRYDLIDRIVRHTLFPFLLGSLALALLVWAAIGWGLRPLQNMANVIRARHADSLEPLQLVPLPSELEPMQAAINRLLAQIEDLLRREHRFIADAAHEMRTPLAVLRLHAQNALAASNDMERQKALGFLMGGVDRLTRVVNQLLTLARVEPKLGQRASTCVDLAEVVTETLAELTPWILDRGLEPSLEIGEGDHHLAIDAGALGIALQNLVSNAVEHSPPAGRITVSLRRLDGALELVVEDEGPGIDEASLSRVFERFYSRNSPNGAGLGLSIVATIIDRLGGQVRLENRAGGGLAATLLLPRD